In Styela clava chromosome 6, kaStyClav1.hap1.2, whole genome shotgun sequence, the genomic window CAACACTGATAGATGTCTGGTGAGTTTACCTGACAAAAATAACGTTAGAAatcttttcattcattttggtTAATTATATAATCccttcaatttaatttttgaaaccTTAGTGGATTAGTTATAATAGTAGGTTGTCTAGTTGTAGTAGTGATCTTGGTTGTCATAGTAGGTTTGGTTGTGGTGGGGGGTCGGTTGTTCCTGTAGTTATTGTGAAAGTAAATGTTCATTTGTGTATTTAAACACTATTTcagttcgttaattttttcctGATAAAGTCAAGCTTATAATGTTTAACTCAGACCAAATAGTTTAATACAAATTTCGAATCGTGAAAAATAGCAAAATAGTTTGTTATCAAGAAAAATTTGCTGTGTTGATGTGCAAAGTTTTATGATCCTAACATCTTCAATAGGCATACAATATAGAAGTCAATTAGTAAGTTTTCTTCAGTGTTCAAAACACTTTACAAATATTATGGAATCGTACCTGGTGGCTTGGTTGTACAGGCTTTACAACTTTTTTTACAAAGGACCAACATGATATCTGGACTTTTTAGGCATTCACCATCTGCTGCCCAAGTACTGAATGACTCTTCTATATCAGTACATGGAACTGGGTTTGTTGTTGTAGCTGACGATGTTGTTGACGGTACGACAGTAGTTAAAGGTGATGTCGTTGAAGGAGCTGCATTTTTGTGAAAATGCATGAACAGAGTTTTTGTACAATAAAGCAACACaacataatttattatatatatatatgttcgtGCATCTGGCAAAATCCTATTTAGTGATTTGAATGAAACAATAAACGATAAACACATTCGAGAACAGACGTTGCTAGGTATAACAATTCTACCATTATGAAATGTTCATATGCACCATGTAATAAGTGCCGGGTTGGTTATGTATTTCTGAGCCTTACCAATTATAAATTTACATGCTTTTTTACCGAACTCGTGATATCTATGCTATCTGAAATATATTTCTCACAGTTCTCCTAACACTGTTTGCTGTCcggtattcaaatatttacatattttgaaCAGAATTACTAGCTCTTGCGTAGAACATAAACTTCGGAATGCAATGATCATCAATTGCAAGTGTTTCGATCGTCAATTTCCAGTACGGGGCTCTCCTTGCGAAACCACTGTATTCTTCGTATAAGCCACCTACAGAGGTGACATTCTGGAAATTGaattatgtaatttgaaattatatctATTCTATTCTGAGTATTCTTGCAGTAACACGCAAACTATTTTTACATTATGTATGAAGGTTGATCAGTGATCACATTAGTACTACTGACAATGACGTAAAAACATCGACGTCCATTTTCGGTGGTAATAATTCTCTGCAAAAGttttggtacttccgtagtgtctaccaggttaggtttaggccataattttattctgattttccttatttcagttctattactaTTTGGGGCATGTCCAtgtaagccaagtgaatatactccctgccaaTAGGCTTCAATctctttgcacaacttgatgtaaaggaggcgaacaaaattagttacctcgaTATTGGTGCTCAatcttctggagcgccaaagtTTTTAGCCTAAAAAACTTTTACATGGCATGTTTGGAACTTTCTACCAATTTTACAATTCGAAGAAGTTATCAATGTAAATAAAACACGAGACTGATTCTGAGAAGTCGCGGAAGAGtcgagaaaatttgaaaaatgatactTTTTTCAGAAACAACACCAAATATTAATGCTATTTCAAAGTTTTGCTGTTATGTTCTCAGAACATAACATGCCTTGAGTATTTCCTGTGAATAGGTCACAAATGGACAGCATTGTAGCCGCCGTCACCATGACCGACAAGAGTATGACAATAAAAAAACCTCATATATACTTACACGCACGCTACTTAAAATGAGTAGCCAATTACGGTAAATGCAAATAACGGATAGACTCACTGGAACTTTAATCGTGATCCAATGGGATTGAGTGGCGTCAGCAAGATTCTCATCATAACCTTTGATGAATCTTTCATCCCATACGGATGCTGACAATCGAGCTATAACGGATGTTCCTGGATCACACTTCGATGGACGAGTGGCAATCTTGCTGATTGCATAAAACTTTGGAAGTTCAAAGTATAAATTCCTGAAGTGCAAGTAAAATTCGTAAACATTTGACATTTTCAAACAGGAATGGATTTGACATATTTTACCTTTTAACAGCTTAACATGGTATTATAAAAGGTCATTTTTAAAAAGATGGACTACATGGATGTATAATACGTACGCTATGAGtttgaaaaatgaggaaaaaaaattagttctATATACATAAGGAATTAGTTGTCCAATGTTTTGTTGGGAGAGACAGATTATAAGAAAACGTCTTTAGTTAAACATGCCAAAGTATTATTAGTAAATTAGCGTTCAACGTGATATGGTTTCAGGTGATTGTAATGCGACCAATTCACCAATGGTGACCAATTCTCACCATTTTTTAAAAGTATCATAATCGCTTATATCTTCTCCGAAACCAACCAGCCATGAATCGTCACAAACCCAAGCTCCGTCTGAAACAgattgcaaaacaaaatgaaaataatgcAAAACGAAATGTCACTGATTGATTTTGTAAGAACGTGATTCAAAATGTCATTCTTGCATGAAACCTTCTTTGTGACTTCACAAATGATAGATATTATTTTAAGTCAATCCtaaaaactttatatttatatggACACTTTATACTTTAGTACGTATGTAACTGGAAAAATAGAAGGCCGGCTAGGGGAAACCACTATGGCTGTAATGTGAAAAGCGTTGTGCATTTTTGTATCTTCAGTAGGAATTAGACTCATAGCTAACAGGAAGCATATATGTAT contains:
- the LOC120330618 gene encoding uncharacterized protein LOC120330618: MSDKIMILVYLLVFIIVDISGGSSLGNTLCSSDTIPDLDGAWVCDDSWLVGFGEDISDYDTFKKWNLYFELPKFYAISKIATRPSKCDPGTSVIARLSASVWDERFIKGYDENLADATQSHWITIKVPNVTSVGGLYEEYSGFARRAPYWKLTIETLAIDDHCIPKFMFYARATPSTTSPLTTVVPSTTSSATTTNPVPCTDIEESFSTWAADGECLKSPDIMLVLCKKSCKACTTKPPGTIP